The following proteins are co-located in the Citrobacter freundii ATCC 8090 = MTCC 1658 = NBRC 12681 genome:
- the dagF gene encoding 2-dehydro-3-deoxy-phosphogluconate aldolase has product MKLTPNFYRDRVCLNVLAGSKENARDIYAAAEGHVLVGVLSKNYPDVASAVADMREYAALIDNALSVGLGAGDPNQSAMVSEISRQVQPQHVNQVFTGVATSRALLGQQDTVVNGLVSPTGMPGRVKISTGPLSSQTPDGIVPVETAIALLKDMGGSSIKYFPMGGLKCREEYIAVAQACARHDFWLEPTGGIDLDNFTEILQIALDAGVSKIIPHIYSSIIDKVSGNTRPDDVRQLMAMTRACVG; this is encoded by the coding sequence ATGAAACTGACCCCTAACTTTTATCGCGACCGCGTCTGCCTGAACGTGCTGGCAGGCTCCAAAGAAAATGCGCGGGATATTTACGCGGCGGCGGAAGGACACGTGCTGGTTGGTGTGTTGTCAAAAAATTACCCGGATGTCGCAAGCGCAGTAGCGGATATGCGTGAATACGCAGCGCTTATCGACAATGCGCTCTCCGTGGGATTGGGGGCAGGCGACCCAAACCAGTCGGCGATGGTCAGTGAAATTTCCCGTCAGGTACAGCCGCAGCATGTTAATCAGGTCTTTACCGGCGTGGCCACAAGTCGCGCGCTGCTGGGCCAGCAGGATACAGTAGTCAACGGTCTGGTCTCGCCAACCGGCATGCCGGGCAGGGTGAAAATCTCCACCGGTCCGCTGAGCAGCCAGACGCCGGACGGTATTGTGCCGGTAGAAACCGCGATTGCGCTGCTCAAAGATATGGGCGGTAGCTCGATTAAATACTTCCCGATGGGCGGCCTGAAATGCCGTGAAGAGTACATTGCCGTAGCGCAGGCCTGCGCCCGTCATGACTTCTGGCTGGAGCCAACCGGCGGTATCGACCTGGATAATTTCACTGAAATCCTGCAGATTGCCCTCGATGCCGGAGTGAGTAAAATCATTCCTCACATCTATAGTTCGATTATTGATAAGGTGAGTGGTAACACTCGTCCGGATGACGTACGCCAGCTGATGGCGATGACCCGGGCCTGCGTAGGCTAA
- a CDS encoding BglG family transcription antiterminator produces the protein MRFPNQRLAQLFDMLQNEALPQDELAQRLSVSTRTVRADITALNALLTQYGAQFVLSRGNGYQLKIDDPASYNTLQTQQPNALLRIPRTSQERIHWLVVRFLTSAFSLKLEDLADEWFISRATLQNDMAEVREHLQRYHLTLETRPRHGMKLFGSEMAIRACLTDLLWTLAQQDPQHPLVMQEALNAGIPEQLQPVLQDIFARFHIRLTDEGELFLRLYCAVAVRRISEGYPLPDFAAEEADQSVCLATREIAAVLHRLADKPLSVSEENWLQVHIAARQVQEIAPSAINADDDEALVNYILRFINTQYNYNLLNDKQLHADLLTHIKTMITRVRYQIMIPNPLLENIKQHYPMAWDMTLAAVSGWGKYTPYTISENEIGFLVLHIGVGLERSYNIGYQRQPKVLLVCDAGNAMARMIEAVLARKYPQIEIVDTVTLRDYEQRESISEDFVISTARIGEKDKPVAMIAPFPTDYQLEQIGKLVLVDRTRPWMLNKFFDAAHFRVIDEPMDQQTLFKTLCRQLQDEGFVDAEFLDSVVEREAIVSTMLGDSIALPHALGLLAKKTVVYTILAPQGIAWGDETAHVIFLLAISKSEYEEAMAIYDIFVTFLRERAMTRLCACRNFTEFKTVAMECVSRF, from the coding sequence GTGCGATTCCCCAACCAACGTTTAGCACAGCTGTTTGACATGTTGCAAAACGAAGCGCTTCCACAGGACGAGCTGGCGCAGCGGTTGTCGGTTTCCACACGCACCGTACGGGCGGATATCACCGCGCTAAACGCGCTGCTCACCCAGTACGGCGCACAGTTTGTCCTCAGCCGGGGTAACGGTTATCAGCTCAAAATTGACGACCCGGCAAGTTATAACACCCTGCAAACGCAGCAGCCCAACGCGTTGCTACGCATCCCTCGAACCAGCCAGGAACGGATACACTGGCTGGTGGTGCGTTTTCTGACGTCGGCTTTCTCGCTAAAGCTGGAAGATTTGGCTGATGAATGGTTTATCAGCCGCGCGACGCTGCAAAACGATATGGCTGAGGTGCGCGAGCATCTGCAACGTTATCATCTGACGCTGGAAACGCGTCCCCGTCACGGCATGAAACTGTTCGGCAGCGAAATGGCGATTCGCGCCTGTTTGACCGATCTGCTGTGGACGCTGGCACAGCAGGATCCGCAGCACCCATTAGTGATGCAGGAGGCGCTTAATGCCGGGATCCCTGAGCAGCTACAGCCCGTTTTACAGGATATTTTCGCTCGTTTTCATATTCGTCTGACCGATGAGGGCGAGCTGTTTTTACGCTTGTACTGCGCGGTGGCGGTACGGCGGATTAGCGAAGGGTATCCACTCCCGGATTTTGCCGCAGAAGAGGCCGATCAATCGGTGTGCCTGGCCACGCGGGAAATCGCGGCGGTACTGCACCGCCTGGCAGACAAACCGCTTTCCGTTTCCGAAGAAAACTGGCTACAGGTGCATATTGCTGCCCGCCAGGTACAAGAGATCGCGCCCAGTGCTATCAATGCGGATGATGATGAAGCGTTGGTCAATTACATCCTGCGTTTTATCAACACCCAGTACAACTACAACCTGTTGAATGACAAACAGTTGCATGCTGACCTGCTGACGCATATTAAGACGATGATCACCCGGGTGCGTTACCAGATAATGATCCCCAATCCGCTGCTGGAAAATATTAAACAGCACTACCCCATGGCGTGGGACATGACGCTGGCCGCCGTCTCGGGATGGGGAAAATATACGCCGTACACCATCAGTGAAAATGAGATCGGCTTCCTCGTGCTGCATATTGGCGTCGGGCTGGAGCGTAGTTACAACATCGGTTATCAGAGACAGCCGAAGGTTCTGCTGGTATGCGATGCCGGAAATGCGATGGCGCGGATGATTGAAGCGGTGCTGGCGCGTAAGTATCCGCAGATAGAGATCGTCGATACCGTCACGCTGCGTGACTACGAACAGCGGGAAAGCATCAGCGAAGATTTTGTCATCTCTACCGCGCGGATCGGTGAAAAAGATAAGCCTGTAGCGATGATTGCGCCGTTCCCGACCGATTATCAACTGGAACAAATTGGCAAACTGGTGCTGGTGGATAGAACCCGCCCGTGGATGTTGAACAAATTCTTCGATGCCGCCCATTTTCGTGTAATTGACGAGCCAATGGATCAACAAACGTTGTTCAAAACCTTATGCCGTCAGTTGCAGGATGAAGGTTTTGTCGACGCAGAGTTCCTTGATTCTGTGGTTGAGCGTGAGGCCATCGTCAGCACCATGCTGGGTGACAGCATTGCCCTGCCGCACGCCCTCGGTCTGCTGGCCAAGAAAACGGTGGTCTACACCATACTCGCCCCGCAGGGTATCGCCTGGGGCGATGAAACCGCGCACGTGATCTTCCTGCTCGCCATCAGTAAAAGCGAGTACGAAGAAGCGATGGCGATCTACGATATTTTCGTCACCTTCCTGCGTGAACGCGCCATGACGCGGCTCTGCGCATGCCGGAATTTCACCGAGTTCAAAACCGTCGCCATGGAGTGTGTCAGTCGTTTTTGA
- a CDS encoding type II toxin-antitoxin system RelB/DinJ family antitoxin has product MATLNVRLDDKLKNEAYAVLEKLNITPTEAVRLLFQYVAETGRMPVKTVTVSDSEDTLIQTVRERLASPQKGIKVSLDDL; this is encoded by the coding sequence ATGGCCACGCTGAACGTCCGTCTGGATGACAAACTCAAAAATGAGGCTTATGCCGTGCTGGAAAAACTGAACATTACTCCAACGGAAGCTGTGCGATTACTGTTTCAGTACGTCGCGGAAACGGGGCGCATGCCAGTGAAAACCGTCACCGTTAGCGACAGCGAAGATACACTGATTCAGACAGTCCGGGAGAGGCTGGCCAGCCCGCAAAAAGGAATCAAGGTTAGTCTGGATGACTTATGA
- a CDS encoding type II toxin-antitoxin system RelE family toxin translates to MTYELEFDPRALKEWHKLGDTVKAQFKKKLADVLLNPRIDSARLNGLPDCYKIKLKSSGYRLVYQVRDEVVTVFVVAVGKREHSAVYLDANKRL, encoded by the coding sequence ATGACTTATGAACTGGAATTCGACCCGAGAGCCTTAAAAGAGTGGCATAAACTGGGTGATACGGTGAAGGCTCAGTTTAAGAAGAAGTTGGCCGACGTGTTGTTGAACCCCAGAATTGACTCTGCCCGTTTAAACGGTCTTCCAGATTGCTATAAAATTAAGCTTAAATCGTCCGGCTATCGTCTGGTGTACCAGGTTCGGGATGAGGTTGTGACCGTGTTTGTTGTCGCGGTCGGCAAACGAGAACATTCGGCCGTTTATCTCGATGCAAACAAACGGCTTTAG
- the nrdG gene encoding anaerobic ribonucleoside-triphosphate reductase-activating protein, whose protein sequence is MNFHQYYPVDIVNGPGTRCTLFVSGCVHECPGCYNKSTWRLNSGEPFTKEMEDKIIADLNDTRIKRQGISLSGGDPLHPQNVPEILQLVQRVRAECPGKDIWVWTGYKLDELNAAQMQVVDLINVLVDGKYVQDLKDPALIWRGSSNQVVHHLR, encoded by the coding sequence ATGAACTTTCACCAATACTATCCCGTCGACATCGTTAACGGCCCCGGCACCCGCTGCACGCTGTTTGTGTCCGGGTGCGTGCATGAATGTCCCGGTTGCTATAACAAAAGCACCTGGCGGCTCAATTCCGGCGAGCCATTTACCAAAGAGATGGAAGACAAGATCATTGCCGATCTGAACGATACGCGAATCAAGCGTCAGGGGATCTCGCTCTCCGGTGGCGATCCGCTACATCCGCAAAACGTGCCGGAAATCCTGCAACTAGTGCAGCGCGTTCGCGCTGAGTGCCCCGGCAAAGATATCTGGGTGTGGACCGGCTACAAGCTCGATGAACTCAACGCCGCGCAAATGCAGGTGGTCGATCTCATCAACGTACTGGTCGATGGCAAATACGTGCAGGATCTTAAAGACCCGGCGCTAATCTGGCGCGGCAGCAGCAACCAGGTTGTACATCATTTGCGTTGA